Proteins from a genomic interval of Orbaceae bacterium lpD02:
- a CDS encoding IS3 family transposase (programmed frameshift): MKKMTFTDNQILNILKQAENGVPVPELCREHGMATSTFYKWRAKYGGMDASLMARMKELEDENRRLKKMYAEERLKAEVIQEAMGKKVVKASERKMLAKEVVKQNRMAVSQACRTFCVSETCYRYEPILITENQIIAEHLIELTERQRNWGFGLCFLYLRNVKGHTWNHKRVYRIYCELSLNLRIKPRKRLKREKPEPLSTPKNMNECWSMDFMHDQLADGRCCRLFNVIDDFNREGLTIDVDFSLPAARVIRSLNQIIEWRGKPKSIRCDNGPEYISYQLASWAKKNKITLCFIQPGNPQQNAYIERFNRTVRYDWLSHYIYRDITELQDKATRWLWTYNHERPNMGIGGITPIQKLKLIQLQNSTPSFH, from the exons ATGAAAAAAATGACTTTCACAGACAATCAAATACTCAATATATTAAAACAAGCCGAAAATGGTGTTCCCGTACCCGAATTATGCCGAGAGCATGGAATGGCTACTTCAACATTCTATAAATGGCGAGCGAAATACGGTGGCATGGATGCATCGTTAATGGCTAGAATGAAAGAGCTAGAAGATGAAAATCGTCGGCTCAAAAAAATGTATGCAGAAGAACGTCTTAAAGCAGAAGTGATACAGGAGGCAATGG GCAAAAAAGTGGTAAAGGCTTCTGAGCGAAAAATGTTAGCTAAAGAGGTCGTCAAACAAAATAGAATGGCGGTTTCACAAGCCTGTCGAACATTTTGTGTTAGTGAAACCTGTTATCGTTATGAACCTATATTAATAACCGAAAACCAAATCATTGCTGAGCATTTAATTGAATTAACAGAGCGACAACGAAATTGGGGATTTGGTTTGTGTTTTTTATATTTACGCAATGTGAAAGGTCATACTTGGAATCATAAACGGGTTTATCGCATTTACTGTGAATTATCGCTTAACTTACGCATCAAACCTCGTAAGCGTTTAAAAAGAGAAAAGCCGGAGCCCTTATCGACACCTAAAAATATGAACGAATGTTGGTCAATGGATTTTATGCATGACCAGTTAGCTGATGGCAGGTGTTGTCGCCTGTTTAATGTCATTGATGATTTTAACCGAGAAGGCTTAACAATTGATGTTGATTTTTCGTTACCAGCAGCGCGTGTCATTAGGTCGTTAAATCAAATTATCGAATGGAGAGGAAAGCCGAAATCGATTCGCTGTGATAATGGGCCTGAATATATCAGTTATCAATTAGCGAGTTGGGCTAAAAAGAACAAAATAACATTATGCTTTATCCAGCCAGGTAATCCACAGCAAAATGCCTATATTGAACGTTTTAATCGGACTGTTCGCTATGATTGGCTAAGTCATTACATTTACCGTGATATTACTGAATTACAAGATAAAGCGACCCGCTGGTTGTGGACATATAATCATGAAAGACCTAATATGGGAATTGGTGGAATTACACCTATACAAAAACTTAAATTAATACAATTGCAAAATTCTACCCCTAGCTTCCATTAA